The genomic stretch GACGGGCAGCTCCGATCCCAATGCGCCGTATGAGTTTGTGATGATGACGCTCATCCCCATGGAGAGCCGAGGACTGGTGATTCTTCCCACGCACCGCATTGTCCACGGCTTGCTGGACTTTGATCGCGAGCGCATGCTTGAAGCAGCAGCAGAGTTTTTTGATATAGACCGAATCGACCTGCGCACAGAAAGCCGTAGCGCCACCACGCTGCTGGGGCAGGCGGGGGAAAACGGCACAGCATTTGTCGCGGTAACGCGCCAAGGGCCTTATTTGATGCGGGCAAAGCAGGATGCCATTCAACATGCGCTGCGTGATCTGCCTGCATTGCAGCGCGAACTTGATGTTGTCCAATTGCACCGTGTGATGCTGGAGCGTGTTCTGGGAATTTCTGAAGAAGCCATCCGCAACCAGGAAAACGTACGTTACGAGCGAGACGCCTTTGAAGCAATCTCCTGGGTCCGCCAGGGCGCGAACGTCGCATTCCTGATGAATCCAGCCAAGATTGAGCAGGTTCGCGATATCGCTTTTGGCGGCGAGGTATTGCCGCAAAAATCCACAGACTTCTATCCCAAGCTGCTGAGCGGTCTGGCTATTTATGCGCTGGAGTAAAACAGGAGCTGGGCTAGCGGTTATGGCTTTGTGCTGCGCTCTTGGCGTCTCCGGCTCCGTTCCGCAACAAGAATCGAGTGCTGACCACCAGGCTGTTCCATCCGGCACGCCTCCCACTGAAGGACAGAAGCGTGCGCCAGAGTTCTTTGTAATGATCGATCCCAGTCATGGCGGTACCGACAGGGGCGCAACCTTTGGCGGGAAGCTGGTGGAGAAAGACATCACGCTTCGCCTGGCGCGTGAAGTGCGCAAGGAACTGGAAGAACGCGGAATCGCGGTGCGGTTGCTGCGCGAGTCTGACATTGACATGAGCCTTGATCGTCGCGCTGAAATCACCAATGAACAGCGCGCTGGCATCTATGTGGCGCTTCATGCAGGACGTCCGGGAAAAGGCATAAGGGTTTACACACCTCTTTTGATCGACGTGCAGCAGACGCAGGCAGGACGCTTTTTGCCTTGGGAGACCGCGCAATCCGGCGCTCTGAGTCGAAGCAAAAACTTGGCCTACTCAGTTTCTGAAGAGCTCAAAAAGAAAGGTCTTACTGTCGCCAATCTGGGCGTGCCGTTACGGCCGTTGAATAACATAGCCGCGCCCGCGATCGCCGTGGAGCTTGCCCCGGATGAGAACGATGCGCAGCCCTTTGAAGGCCAGAAGCGGCAAAACGCTGTTGCCACGGCCATTGCTTTGGGGATTGCGCAGATCCGGAGCCAGGCAGGAGCGCGCCAGTGATCCCCCGCCATTTTCAAATCACGATCGCGTTGGTGTTACTGGCCATACTCATCAGCGGCATAGTTATTATCCGCATGACGCATAAGGAGGAAGCGCT from Terriglobia bacterium encodes the following:
- a CDS encoding N-acetylmuramoyl-L-alanine amidase: MALCCALGVSGSVPQQESSADHQAVPSGTPPTEGQKRAPEFFVMIDPSHGGTDRGATFGGKLVEKDITLRLAREVRKELEERGIAVRLLRESDIDMSLDRRAEITNEQRAGIYVALHAGRPGKGIRVYTPLLIDVQQTQAGRFLPWETAQSGALSRSKNLAYSVSEELKKKGLTVANLGVPLRPLNNIAAPAIAVELAPDENDAQPFEGQKRQNAVATAIALGIAQIRSQAGARQ